Proteins encoded within one genomic window of Geotalea daltonii FRC-32:
- a CDS encoding bifunctional ADP-dependent NAD(P)H-hydrate dehydratase/NAD(P)H-hydrate epimerase, whose protein sequence is MKAVTGETMQQLDRRTIDELGISGLILMENAGRCCAGAITAAYGGNKKVVIVAGKGNNGGDGFVIARLLSGQGWQVRVFILCSPEEITGDAAVNLQRLDEAMITACPRPGDLAKHGSAFAGAGVIVDAILGTGLKSEVRGVYAEAIDLVNSASAPVFAVDIPSGVDSASGKILGKAVRADMTVTFAAAKLGCILYPGAELCGTLQVADIGIPEQVIADAPGCEFMDHAAARKLLRPRGRQTHKGQCGHCLIVAGSSGKTGAAAMAANSAVRAGAGLVTVAVPALLNPTMEIKTTEAMSLPVPDGGTGFFCGDAFKGIMTAAAGKDVIAVGPGLSFEPETADLVRKIVSQAALPLVVDADGLNAIAAQPEVLQARKSSVVILTPHPGEMARLAGITVADVEGDRIGVAKSFSSRYKVFLILKGARTIIASPDGEIAINGSGNPGMASGGMGDVLTGVVTALVGQGYPPFFACCLGTFIHGLSGDLVATEKGEIGISAVDVQESLPYAFKTLLSNAMNGSS, encoded by the coding sequence ATGAAGGCTGTGACCGGCGAGACCATGCAGCAGCTGGACCGCAGAACCATCGATGAGTTGGGCATTTCAGGCCTGATCCTCATGGAAAATGCCGGCCGCTGCTGCGCTGGAGCCATAACTGCCGCTTATGGCGGCAACAAAAAAGTTGTCATTGTCGCCGGCAAGGGAAACAATGGCGGCGACGGCTTTGTCATAGCCAGACTTTTATCAGGACAGGGCTGGCAGGTGCGGGTTTTTATCCTCTGTTCTCCGGAAGAGATCACGGGTGATGCGGCCGTTAACTTGCAGAGGCTTGATGAGGCCATGATTACCGCCTGCCCCAGACCCGGCGATCTGGCCAAGCACGGTTCTGCTTTCGCAGGTGCCGGGGTGATAGTGGATGCCATTCTGGGAACCGGCCTGAAATCAGAGGTGAGGGGAGTCTATGCAGAAGCCATAGATCTGGTCAATTCGGCTTCGGCCCCGGTTTTTGCCGTGGATATTCCTTCGGGCGTTGATTCGGCAAGCGGCAAGATTCTGGGCAAGGCTGTCCGGGCAGATATGACGGTAACCTTCGCTGCCGCCAAGCTGGGCTGCATTCTTTATCCCGGGGCGGAGTTGTGTGGCACGCTGCAGGTGGCTGACATCGGCATACCGGAACAGGTAATTGCCGATGCGCCAGGATGTGAATTTATGGACCATGCAGCTGCCCGCAAACTGCTGCGGCCGCGGGGGAGGCAAACCCACAAAGGCCAATGCGGCCATTGTCTCATCGTTGCCGGATCCAGCGGGAAAACCGGCGCTGCTGCCATGGCGGCCAACTCTGCGGTCCGTGCCGGTGCCGGCCTTGTCACCGTGGCTGTTCCGGCGCTGCTTAATCCTACTATGGAGATCAAAACCACCGAGGCCATGTCTCTGCCTGTGCCTGACGGCGGAACCGGCTTTTTCTGCGGGGATGCTTTCAAGGGGATCATGACAGCTGCGGCGGGGAAAGACGTTATTGCCGTTGGCCCCGGATTGTCATTTGAGCCCGAAACTGCCGACCTGGTACGGAAGATAGTGAGCCAAGCGGCATTGCCGCTGGTGGTTGATGCCGATGGACTTAATGCCATTGCTGCACAGCCAGAAGTGCTGCAAGCAAGAAAATCGTCCGTTGTCATCCTCACACCACATCCGGGAGAGATGGCGAGACTTGCCGGAATAACCGTAGCCGATGTGGAAGGGGATAGAATTGGAGTTGCCAAGTCCTTCAGCAGCAGGTATAAAGTCTTTCTGATCCTGAAGGGGGCAAGAACGATCATTGCCTCCCCCGACGGAGAAATTGCCATCAACGGCAGCGGCAATCCGGGCATGGCTTCCGGCGGGATGGGAGATGTGCTGACAGGGGTTGTCACGGCACTGGTTGGTCAAGGTTACCCGCCATTTTTTGCCTGCTGCCTTGGAACCTTTATCCATGGCCTCTCAGGCGATTTAGTCGCCACTGAAAAAGGGGAGATCGGCATTTCGGCAGTGGATGTGCAGGAATCGCTGCCCTATGCTTTTAAAACACTGCTTTCCAATGCTATGAACGGTTCTTCATAA